One Cydia fagiglandana chromosome 11, ilCydFagi1.1, whole genome shotgun sequence genomic region harbors:
- the LOC134669016 gene encoding protein extra-macrochaetae codes for MKAITAVCATGASVPAIAGGRVQRHREGENAEIQMYLSKLQDLVPFMPKNRKISKLEVIQHVIDYICDLQSALENHPAMDQFDAEGALAGAPCPARRPPQQRRPLGPRPQPNTILRRTPAAHEHHNQTAVEKQSQQDRPLC; via the exons ATGAAAGCGATAACAGCAGTGTGCGCGACCGGCGCTTCCGTGCCGGCGATTGCCGGTGGGCGCGTGCAGAGGCACAGGGAAGGCGAAAACGCAGAGATCCAGATGTATCTCTCGAAGCTACAGGACCTGGTGCCATTCATGCCCAAAAACCGGAAGATCTCAAAGTTGGAGGTGATTCAGCACGTCATCGATTACATCTGTGACCTACAGTCAGCGCTGGAGAACCATCCCGCCATGGATCAGTTCGACGCGGAGGGTGCGCTGGCCGGCGCCCCGTGCCcggcccgccgcccgccgcaGCAGCGCCGCCCGCTGGGCCCGCGCCCGCAGCCCAACACCATCCTCCGCAGAACACCTGCAGCTCATGAACACCACAATCAAACG GCGGTAGAAAAGCAAAGCCAGCAGGACAGGCCACTCTGCTAG